The Rana temporaria chromosome 4, aRanTem1.1, whole genome shotgun sequence genome contains a region encoding:
- the LOC120935693 gene encoding protein kinase C theta type-like: MIPKSSDTKKTMNVAAIRNIMRNAVPARKPMKNVAVGDPPLVTPPSCDTRNSMKRVTAIRNIMKNALPSRKPMKNAAAQVPALVTPPSCDTSNTMKRVAAMRNITRNALPSREPMKNAAAQVPALVTPPSCDASNTMKRVAAMRNIMRNAAPSRKPMRNAAVEVPPLVTPPSRDIQRVQLQARPPRCDSQSTFILHRLLGEGGFGQVFLATHSATKKIVAIKSVVKTSDQRDAIETELKVMQKAEGCPFLTQLYMTFQTRQSACFAMEYVSGGDLFDFTVNYSPLPISVIRFIAAEISCGLEFLHERGIVHRDIKGGNILLDNKGHVRIADYGLAVMDLYGDTTVTGVAGTIGYMAPEVINGDFYQFEPDWFSMGVVIFIMATGTMPFCTRTTQIYRKAVSYENPVYPPDMDQHLKNFIDGLLCKCPDKRLGVGRDIRRHLFMRLINWKSLEQGKGWPPFSVAQPLDLETTCRLPPSAIDVKALEIPGRKIHIPGFLNIDRL; encoded by the exons ATGATTCCTAAAAGCTCTGACACTAAGAAGACCATGAATGTTGCAGCGATTAGAAACATCATGAGGAATGCTGTACCAGCTAGAAAGCCCATGAAAAATGTGGCAGTGGGAGACCCACCTCTTGTGACTCCCCCTAGCTGTGACACTAGAAACAGCATGAAACGTGTTACAGCCATTAGAAACATCATGAAAAATGCCTTACCATCTAGAAAGCCCATGAAAAATGCCGCAGCACAAGTCCCTGCTCTTGTGACTCCTCCGAGCTGTGACACTAGTAACACCATGAAACGTGTTGCAGCGATGAGAAACATCACGAGGAATGCCTTACCATCTAGAGAGCCAATGAAAAATGCCGCAGCACAAGTCCCTGCTCTTGTGACTCCTCCGAGCTGTGACGCTAGTAACACCATGAAACGTGTTGCAGCGATGAGAAACATCATGAGGAATGCCGCTCCATCTAGGAAGCCTATGAGGAATGCAGCAGTAGAGGTCCCACCTCTTGTGACTCCCCCGAGCCGTGACATACAACGTGTCCAGTTACAAGCAAGACCTCcacgctgtgacagccaatcaaccTTCATACTGCACCGTCTGCTCGGAGAAGGTGGATTCGGACAA GTCTTTCTGGCAACTCATAGTGCAACCAAGAAGATCGTGGCCATCAAGTCCGTCGTGAAGACTTCAGATCAACGTGACGCCATTGAAACAGAGCTGAAGGTCATGCAGAAGGCGGAAGGGTGCCCATTCCTCACCCAGCTTTACATGACTTTTCAGACCCGCCAGTCTGCCTGTTTCGCTATGGAATACGTCTCTGGGGGGGATCTGTTTGATTTCACCGTAAACTATTCGCCTCTTCCGATTTCTGTCATAAG ATTCATTGCGGCGGAAATATCCTGTGGATTGGAGTTCCTCCACGAGCGTGGCATCGTTCATAGGGACATCAAAGGAGGCAACATCCTACTGGACAACAAAGGTCATGTCCGCATTGCAGACTATGGATTAGCAGTAATGGATCTGTATGGCGATACGACGGTGACAGGAGTAGCCGGAACAATTGGATACATGGCACCAGAA GTTATAAACGGCGACTTCTACCAGTTTGAACCCGACTGGTTTTCCATGGGAGTTGTCATATTCATCATGGCTACAGGCACCATGCCATTCTGTACCCGTACCACCCAGATATACAGGAAGGCTGTGAGTTATGAAAATCCTGTTTACCCCCCGGACATGGATCAACACCTGAAGAACTTCATAGATGGA CTTCTATGCAAATGTCCAGACAAGAGGCTTGGAGTCGGCAGAGACATAAGACGGCATTTATTCATGAGGCTCATCAATTGGAAGTCGCTGGAACAAGGGAAAGGATGGCCACCTTTCTCAGTAGCCCAG CCCTTGGACTTGGAAACAACCTGTCGACTTCCTCCATCAGCGATCGATGTAAAGGCATTGGAAATTCCAGGAAGAAAAATACACATTCCTGGATTCCTAAACATCGACAGGCTGTGA